In Persicimonas caeni, a single window of DNA contains:
- the lipB gene encoding lipoyl(octanoyl) transferase LipB, which translates to MTKKLALLRLGKVPYGQALAFQFQLRERLKNREDDEFIGYVLALEHPPTVTLGKRGSFDDLVNHAWLADKGVEVYRIDRGGEATYHEPGQLVVYPVIRLKALGMGVVDVIRGMANCLAQTCSPYGVEAAYDLDHPGLWTTHEEPSRKIASVGMRVQSGVTTHGAAMNLVNEMIGFSMIVPCGMPNAPMARLTDYCAEGCDFAEFREAFLQNFADFLGVELVAHEMEMPAEDEWVKPTRDWL; encoded by the coding sequence ATGACCAAGAAACTCGCCCTGCTCCGCCTCGGCAAGGTTCCCTACGGGCAGGCGCTCGCGTTCCAGTTCCAGTTGCGCGAGCGCCTCAAGAACCGCGAGGACGACGAATTCATCGGCTACGTGCTCGCGCTCGAGCACCCGCCGACGGTCACCCTCGGAAAGCGCGGCAGCTTCGACGACTTGGTCAACCATGCGTGGTTGGCCGACAAGGGCGTCGAGGTCTACCGCATCGACCGAGGCGGAGAGGCGACCTACCACGAGCCAGGCCAGCTGGTCGTCTACCCGGTCATCCGTCTCAAGGCGCTCGGCATGGGCGTCGTCGACGTGATCCGCGGCATGGCCAACTGCCTGGCTCAAACCTGCTCTCCCTACGGTGTCGAGGCCGCCTATGACCTCGACCACCCCGGTCTCTGGACCACCCACGAAGAACCGAGCCGCAAGATCGCCAGCGTCGGCATGCGCGTCCAATCGGGCGTGACCACCCACGGGGCGGCCATGAACCTGGTCAACGAGATGATCGGGTTTTCGATGATCGTGCCGTGCGGCATGCCCAACGCGCCGATGGCGCGGCTGACCGACTACTGCGCAGAGGGCTGCGACTTCGCCGAGTTCCGCGAGGCGTTCTTGCAGAATTTTGCCGACTTCTTAGGCGTGGAGCTTGTCGCGCACGAGATGGAGATGCCGGCGGAGGACGAGTGGGTGAAGCCGACGCGTGATTGGTTGTAG
- a CDS encoding HTH domain-containing protein, giving the protein MTFFEAAVEVLRRTGRPLHYKKITEMAVRDELLSHVGKSPDETMSTRLTQEVRRHGESVIVETRPGVYTIRETAVDKLNEEAEKRERREEARRRRLRRSQGEEESEVEAEESAEQKEEETEEPKRRRSRRRSRRSKGKGSKGKSSKGKKSRSSKSSQNKTNGRKRARGSRRSRGSKRSRSSKSSKSDESTKKSRSSRGSKSSQSNKSSQSNKSSRSSKRRRSRTKNRGRSRNGRQQQQQQSNGATTTVANLTKHLEEGPVRLDGIAHAAYTVLQDGKSKPVDIEKLADEIFERKLVKFHTHDPAATVQAALANDNQIRRQRGHRPLFTQYDQQRWGLTEWGLPGDAIAKEQTILSLSEEIRQETLGHLGEALIDVKDEALEHIALTLLERLGYQNIKVSKRSSDGDVYFTADWRQGLADVRVCIQVTLEAEDELEADAVSALRDTLHHYSAAEGVIIHLGDIGKDAVVESRQEDKAPITLIDRTTFVELLIKHGIGVQAYTTPILMVDTAFIETLKS; this is encoded by the coding sequence ATGACGTTTTTTGAAGCCGCCGTTGAAGTGCTGCGCCGTACCGGCCGTCCGCTCCATTACAAAAAAATCACTGAAATGGCCGTGCGCGACGAGTTGCTCTCCCACGTGGGCAAGTCGCCGGACGAGACCATGTCGACGAGGTTGACCCAGGAAGTGCGCCGCCACGGCGAATCGGTCATCGTCGAGACGCGCCCCGGCGTCTACACCATCCGCGAGACGGCCGTAGACAAGCTCAACGAAGAGGCAGAGAAACGCGAACGCCGCGAAGAGGCCCGCCGTCGTCGCCTGCGCCGCAGCCAGGGCGAAGAGGAGTCGGAGGTCGAGGCCGAAGAGTCCGCCGAACAGAAAGAAGAAGAGACCGAAGAGCCCAAGCGTCGCCGAAGCCGTCGTCGCTCGCGCCGCTCCAAGGGTAAAGGCTCCAAGGGCAAAAGCTCCAAAGGAAAGAAGAGCCGAAGCTCGAAAAGCTCGCAGAACAAGACCAACGGTCGCAAGCGTGCACGAGGTTCGCGACGCTCCCGCGGCTCGAAGCGCTCCAGAAGCTCGAAAAGCTCGAAGAGCGACGAAAGCACGAAGAAGTCGCGCAGCTCACGAGGCAGCAAGAGCAGCCAGAGCAACAAAAGCAGCCAGAGCAACAAAAGCAGCCGGAGCAGCAAGCGTCGGCGTAGCCGCACCAAAAACCGCGGCCGCTCGCGCAACGGCCGTCAGCAGCAGCAGCAGCAGAGCAACGGCGCGACCACCACGGTTGCCAATCTGACCAAGCACCTCGAAGAGGGCCCGGTGCGCCTCGATGGCATCGCGCATGCGGCCTATACCGTGCTGCAGGATGGCAAGAGCAAGCCGGTCGATATCGAGAAGCTCGCCGACGAGATCTTCGAGCGCAAGCTCGTCAAGTTCCACACTCACGACCCGGCGGCCACCGTGCAGGCGGCTCTGGCTAACGACAATCAGATTCGTCGCCAGCGCGGCCATCGCCCGCTGTTCACCCAGTACGACCAGCAACGCTGGGGCTTGACCGAGTGGGGCCTGCCGGGCGACGCCATCGCCAAGGAACAGACCATCCTGAGCCTCTCCGAGGAGATTCGCCAGGAGACCCTGGGCCATCTGGGCGAAGCACTCATCGACGTCAAAGACGAAGCCCTCGAGCATATCGCACTGACACTGCTCGAGCGCCTCGGCTACCAGAACATCAAGGTCTCGAAGCGCTCCTCGGACGGTGACGTCTACTTCACCGCCGACTGGCGCCAAGGACTGGCCGATGTGCGCGTGTGCATCCAGGTGACCCTGGAGGCCGAAGACGAGCTCGAGGCCGACGCGGTCAGCGCTCTTCGCGATACGCTGCACCACTACTCGGCCGCCGAAGGTGTGATCATCCACCTGGGTGATATCGGCAAAGACGCCGTGGTCGAGAGTCGTCAGGAAGACAAAGCTCCGATTACGCTCATCGATCGCACGACCTTCGTCGAGCTGCTCATCAAGCACGGCATCGGCGTGCAGGCCTACACCACCCCGATCCTGATGGTCGACACGGCCTTTATCGAAACGCTGAAGTCATGA
- a CDS encoding type B 50S ribosomal protein L31: protein MKNETHPDYHPVIFKDGEHEIVTRSTMTSKNTREVDGVEHYVIPVEISAFSHPFYTGKQKLVDTEGRVDRFMKRYNLSTQEEKEAAGAKGEEGADE from the coding sequence ATGAAAAACGAAACGCATCCCGATTACCACCCGGTCATTTTCAAAGACGGCGAGCACGAAATCGTGACCCGCTCGACGATGACCTCCAAGAACACCCGCGAAGTCGACGGCGTCGAGCACTACGTCATCCCCGTCGAAATCAGCGCGTTCTCCCACCCGTTCTACACCGGCAAGCAGAAGCTGGTCGACACCGAAGGCCGCGTCGATCGCTTCATGAAGCGCTACAACCTGAGCACCCAAGAAGAGAAAGAAGCAGCTGGTGCGAAAGGCGAAGAAGGCGCCGACGAGTAA
- a CDS encoding HAD family hydrolase: protein MPQIEQLNWSDAVYTRLCDAVDRAVGGTERPVAVFDFDNTCIFRDIGELFSHYLIDEIGYRYELDAFWQLIDPRDGREHIRELTETLLAMPVDERRTSDVYEQYLAEMGAIYARKYVREGAAPCYEWAVRLHVGMTPDEIRRQTVRAMEREIGGDIECEVRRTRRGEDVRINHGIRIHEEFRRLMPALEALGFDVWVVSATNQWTVETFAERAFDVPRERVLGNRVCMGDDGVLGDETCQPVLYRQGKVDIIAQEIGAQPALVFGDSFTDFEMMCHASELAVLIDRGNDELRREAIERSFAIQPQERLTCSSEWGGASFQ from the coding sequence GTGCCACAGATCGAACAACTCAATTGGTCCGACGCGGTTTACACTCGGCTTTGTGACGCGGTCGACCGGGCCGTGGGCGGCACCGAGCGTCCGGTAGCGGTGTTCGACTTCGACAATACCTGCATCTTTCGCGATATCGGCGAGCTCTTCTCGCACTATCTGATCGATGAGATCGGCTACCGCTACGAACTCGACGCGTTCTGGCAGCTTATCGACCCTCGCGACGGCCGCGAGCATATCCGCGAGTTGACCGAGACATTGCTTGCGATGCCCGTCGACGAGCGGCGGACCTCCGACGTCTACGAGCAGTACCTCGCCGAGATGGGCGCGATCTACGCCCGCAAATACGTCCGCGAGGGCGCCGCGCCGTGTTACGAGTGGGCGGTGCGCCTGCACGTGGGGATGACCCCCGACGAGATCCGCCGGCAGACCGTGCGCGCCATGGAGCGCGAAATTGGCGGCGACATCGAGTGCGAGGTGCGGCGCACCCGACGTGGAGAAGACGTGCGCATCAACCACGGCATTCGCATCCACGAGGAGTTTCGTCGACTGATGCCGGCCCTCGAGGCGCTGGGGTTCGACGTGTGGGTCGTCTCGGCGACCAACCAGTGGACCGTCGAGACGTTTGCCGAACGCGCCTTCGACGTGCCGCGCGAGCGCGTGCTCGGCAACCGCGTATGCATGGGCGACGACGGCGTGCTCGGAGACGAGACGTGCCAGCCGGTGCTCTATCGGCAGGGCAAAGTCGACATCATCGCCCAGGAGATCGGCGCACAGCCGGCGCTCGTCTTTGGCGACTCGTTCACCGACTTCGAGATGATGTGCCACGCCTCCGAGCTCGCCGTGCTCATTGACCGGGGCAACGACGAGCTTCGCAGGGAGGCCATCGAGCGCAGTTTTGCAATTCAACCGCAAGAACGGCTAACCTGCTCGAGTGAGTGGGGCGGCGCTTCTTTCCAGTAG
- a CDS encoding L-threonylcarbamoyladenylate synthase, giving the protein MTIRPNIIRVDADQPDKAKLEPAAEALRAGELVAMPTETVYGLGANALDEDAVAKIFAAKERPPTNPLIVHVAAIDDVHAIVAEWPNEAQLLAKTFWPGPLTLVLPKKNTVPDTVTAGLDTVGVRMPAHPVARELIRLAGVPVAAPSANRYTEVSPTRAEHVVQSLGEAVDVVVDGGPTQVGVESTVLSLVGGRAEILRPGMVTGEQIAVVVPDVVYASDAPVDEQLSRPSPGLARKHYSPNAQLRVVDDVDTLLALSGADEGAAWLVLEAPAAQPRGPVVIMGREPSAYAEKLYAVLRDLDRQGVDTIVVERPPEGDAWRAIHDRLTRAAQ; this is encoded by the coding sequence ATGACCATCCGACCCAATATTATCCGCGTCGACGCCGACCAACCGGACAAGGCTAAGCTCGAACCGGCCGCCGAAGCGCTGCGCGCCGGCGAGCTCGTAGCCATGCCCACCGAGACGGTCTACGGCCTGGGCGCCAACGCCCTCGACGAGGACGCCGTGGCCAAGATCTTTGCGGCCAAAGAGCGCCCGCCGACCAACCCGCTTATCGTGCACGTGGCCGCCATCGACGACGTCCACGCCATCGTGGCCGAGTGGCCGAACGAAGCTCAGTTGCTCGCCAAGACCTTCTGGCCCGGTCCGCTGACGCTGGTGCTCCCCAAGAAAAACACGGTCCCTGACACCGTGACCGCCGGCCTCGACACGGTCGGGGTGCGTATGCCGGCGCATCCGGTCGCCCGCGAGCTCATTCGACTCGCCGGCGTGCCCGTGGCCGCGCCCAGCGCCAATCGCTACACGGAAGTGTCGCCGACGCGTGCCGAGCATGTCGTCCAGAGTTTGGGCGAGGCGGTCGACGTGGTCGTCGACGGAGGGCCGACGCAGGTGGGCGTGGAGTCGACGGTCTTGTCGCTGGTAGGAGGGCGCGCCGAGATTTTGCGCCCGGGCATGGTCACCGGCGAGCAGATCGCGGTGGTTGTGCCTGACGTGGTCTATGCGAGCGACGCGCCGGTCGACGAACAGCTCAGCCGCCCGTCACCCGGCCTGGCGCGCAAGCACTATTCGCCGAATGCTCAGCTTCGCGTCGTCGACGACGTCGACACGCTGCTCGCGCTCTCCGGCGCCGATGAGGGCGCAGCCTGGCTGGTGCTCGAGGCCCCCGCCGCCCAGCCGCGCGGTCCGGTGGTCATCATGGGCCGCGAGCCGAGCGCCTACGCCGAAAAGCTCTACGCCGTGCTGCGCGATCTCGACCGACAGGGCGTCGACACGATTGTCGTCGAGCGTCCGCCCGAAGGCGACGCCTGGCGCGCCATCCACGACCGTCTCACACGAGCTGCTCAGTAA
- a CDS encoding ferritin-like domain-containing protein: MLDHVERMTGLMPVKIRQKVEPLLEALSILQEVKNPSVLGNLLPSFGRGFVLQLGRRDEATHMPASHSARFDWDYSSDFPEMRELYRRAKQNQWDSEVDVDWSVDVDPLNPEVPLLPDEFLDLSVAENYGVKLSATESRRFKKDVASWILSQFLHGEQGALYAAAQVTESVEWVDGKLYGATQVMDEGRHVESFHRYIDQKLEKLYVINDNLFTIIDALMTDSRWDMKFLGMQIMVEGLALGAFGVIYRFTEEPLLKEMLRYVILDEARHVHYGVLALGDHITQRLSEKERREREDWVFEIALLMRERFMFWEVYEEWFAHKLTRKQWRECVNEMPGMREFRQVMFSRLIPNLRQIGLLSERMLEHYDEAGLLKYASGASALEMTEQEFLDALDDDHADELTEQLV, encoded by the coding sequence ATGCTGGATCATGTCGAGCGAATGACAGGCTTGATGCCGGTCAAAATTCGCCAGAAGGTCGAACCGCTCTTGGAAGCCCTGAGTATCCTGCAGGAGGTCAAAAACCCGAGCGTGTTGGGGAACCTGCTGCCGTCGTTCGGCCGAGGGTTTGTCCTGCAGTTGGGACGAAGGGACGAGGCGACCCATATGCCGGCGAGCCACTCGGCGCGCTTCGACTGGGACTACTCGTCGGATTTTCCCGAGATGCGCGAGCTGTACCGTCGCGCCAAACAAAACCAGTGGGACTCCGAGGTCGACGTCGACTGGAGCGTCGACGTCGACCCGCTCAACCCGGAGGTGCCGCTTCTGCCCGACGAGTTTCTCGACCTGTCGGTCGCTGAAAACTACGGCGTCAAATTGTCGGCCACCGAATCGCGCCGGTTCAAAAAAGACGTCGCCTCCTGGATCTTGTCGCAATTCCTGCACGGCGAACAGGGAGCACTATACGCCGCCGCTCAGGTCACCGAGTCGGTCGAGTGGGTCGACGGCAAGCTGTACGGTGCCACCCAGGTCATGGACGAGGGCCGCCACGTCGAGAGCTTCCACCGCTACATCGACCAGAAGCTCGAGAAGCTCTACGTCATCAACGACAACCTGTTCACCATCATCGACGCCCTGATGACCGACTCGCGTTGGGACATGAAATTTCTGGGCATGCAGATCATGGTCGAGGGGCTCGCCCTCGGTGCCTTCGGGGTCATCTACCGGTTCACCGAAGAGCCGCTGCTCAAGGAGATGCTGCGCTACGTCATCCTCGACGAGGCGCGCCACGTCCACTACGGCGTGCTCGCCCTGGGCGACCACATCACCCAACGACTGTCTGAAAAAGAGCGACGAGAGCGGGAGGACTGGGTCTTCGAGATCGCCCTGCTGATGCGCGAGCGCTTCATGTTTTGGGAGGTCTACGAGGAGTGGTTCGCCCACAAACTCACGCGCAAACAATGGCGAGAGTGCGTCAACGAGATGCCGGGCATGCGCGAGTTTCGCCAGGTGATGTTCTCGAGGCTGATCCCGAACCTGCGCCAGATCGGCTTGCTGAGCGAGCGGATGCTCGAGCACTACGACGAGGCCGGCTTGCTCAAATATGCCAGCGGCGCCAGCGCGCTCGAGATGACCGAGCAAGAGTTTTTGGACGCGCTCGACGACGACCACGCCGACGAGCTTACTGAGCAGCTCGTGTGA
- a CDS encoding 2Fe-2S iron-sulfur cluster-binding protein, translating to MGLTQLLPRGVQRRLRRLRQDAADVTTALTTRRRPVAREGALTDPNVYAKVGGPTPFEAPCPAEPGELTPPTTTTEGVVIFADHGAEIAVEPGQTILDAGLEAGLDLDFSCTLGGCAACALQLVEGEVLYDGPNCLSDAERQSGMCLACVGRPNGKIIVASL from the coding sequence ATGGGCCTGACGCAACTTCTTCCACGAGGGGTACAGCGTCGACTGCGGCGATTGCGCCAAGACGCCGCCGACGTGACCACAGCGCTGACGACCCGTCGGCGACCGGTCGCTCGGGAAGGCGCACTGACGGATCCGAACGTCTACGCCAAAGTAGGCGGGCCAACTCCTTTCGAAGCGCCCTGCCCGGCCGAGCCTGGCGAACTCACCCCGCCCACGACGACCACCGAGGGGGTGGTGATCTTTGCCGATCACGGCGCCGAGATCGCCGTCGAGCCCGGCCAGACCATTTTGGACGCCGGGCTGGAGGCCGGTCTCGATCTCGACTTTAGCTGCACCTTGGGTGGTTGCGCCGCCTGCGCTCTGCAACTCGTCGAAGGCGAGGTGCTCTACGACGGGCCCAACTGCCTGAGCGACGCCGAGCGCCAAAGCGGCATGTGCCTAGCATGCGTGGGCAGGCCCAACGGCAAAATCATCGTCGCGTCGCTCTAA
- a CDS encoding TetR/AcrR family transcriptional regulator codes for MAKSKRKRATRANGRATRERIIEEATRLFADTGYEATSLRQIAQAADIDSATLKYHFGDKPNLFAEVYRLGHQEFLDALDPLLTRLHSVERRQELRDVLDDFVVDMHDFIEENLPFVRLTLYRMLEDSEDVIALEEELQTVAIATLEQTFNGLIDRGIIRSDVDARAFVVFIVSSFSTWHVTGRVKSRWLGDPPLDSLDGRARSEAFFIDLVETYLLGDKN; via the coding sequence ATGGCCAAGTCGAAACGAAAGAGAGCAACCCGCGCCAACGGGCGTGCCACGCGTGAGCGCATCATCGAGGAGGCCACCCGCCTCTTCGCCGACACGGGCTACGAAGCGACCTCGCTTCGCCAAATCGCCCAGGCCGCCGATATTGACTCGGCGACGCTCAAGTATCATTTTGGAGATAAGCCCAATTTGTTCGCCGAGGTGTACCGGCTGGGTCACCAGGAGTTTTTGGACGCGCTCGACCCGCTGCTCACCAGATTGCACAGCGTCGAGCGCCGCCAGGAGCTTCGCGACGTCCTCGATGATTTTGTCGTCGATATGCACGACTTCATCGAGGAGAACCTGCCGTTCGTCCGGTTGACGTTGTATCGGATGCTCGAGGACTCCGAGGACGTCATTGCGCTCGAAGAGGAGCTGCAGACGGTCGCCATTGCCACCCTCGAGCAGACCTTCAACGGGCTGATCGACCGAGGCATCATCCGCAGCGACGTCGATGCGCGCGCGTTCGTGGTCTTTATCGTCTCGTCGTTCAGCACCTGGCACGTCACCGGTCGAGTCAAGTCGCGCTGGCTGGGAGATCCGCCCCTCGACAGCCTCGACGGCCGCGCGCGCTCGGAGGCTTTTTTCATCGACCTGGTGGAGACCTACCTGCTCGGTGACAAGAATTGA
- a CDS encoding acyl-CoA desaturase has protein sequence MSAKSASTDGGESLFKKSMYMARFAVIHLVCLAAIWTGVSWEALAICGALYALRMFAVTGGYHRYFAHRTYKMGRVMQFIMAFLAETSGQKGVLWWAAHHRHHHKYSDQPEDVHSAKQEGFWYAHVGWIFSERWEGTDESRVKDLMRYPEIVWIDKYHWVPPTLLGVATYYFGEWIGIGGWQAVVVGFFWSTVLSLHATFTINSLAHLIGNRRYDTTDDSRNHWFLALITFGEGWHNNHHHYQASVNQGWKWWEYDITYYILKVMSWVGLVHDLRTPPEHVVEDRPHPKALARQKARREREQAKATASSAIEKAKEDASRWLDEISEYAHCRAVEMSEVASQKAEAIRTSARQAKEDASRRFDELSEAAHCRVVEMSDSATTKVEEIKLSAENAQKVAAQKVDEFARSFQTEPKPELG, from the coding sequence ATGTCTGCCAAATCTGCTTCCACCGATGGTGGGGAGTCGTTGTTTAAGAAGTCGATGTATATGGCGCGTTTTGCTGTGATTCACCTGGTCTGTCTAGCGGCGATCTGGACCGGGGTGAGCTGGGAGGCCCTGGCTATCTGTGGCGCGCTCTACGCGCTGCGTATGTTCGCCGTCACCGGTGGCTACCACCGCTATTTTGCCCATCGCACCTACAAAATGGGCCGGGTCATGCAGTTTATCATGGCCTTCTTGGCTGAAACTTCCGGCCAGAAGGGCGTGCTTTGGTGGGCTGCGCACCACCGCCATCACCACAAGTATTCGGACCAGCCCGAGGATGTGCACTCGGCCAAGCAGGAAGGCTTTTGGTATGCCCACGTCGGCTGGATCTTCTCGGAGCGCTGGGAGGGCACCGACGAAAGTCGCGTCAAAGACCTGATGCGCTATCCGGAGATCGTCTGGATCGACAAGTACCACTGGGTTCCGCCGACGCTGCTGGGCGTGGCCACCTATTACTTCGGCGAATGGATCGGCATCGGCGGCTGGCAGGCGGTGGTGGTCGGATTCTTCTGGAGCACCGTGCTCAGCCTGCACGCCACGTTCACCATCAACTCCTTGGCGCACCTGATCGGCAACCGGCGCTACGACACGACCGACGACAGCCGAAACCACTGGTTCCTGGCCCTGATCACCTTCGGCGAGGGCTGGCACAACAACCACCACCACTATCAAGCCTCGGTTAACCAGGGCTGGAAGTGGTGGGAGTACGACATCACCTACTACATTCTCAAGGTGATGAGCTGGGTCGGGTTGGTCCACGACCTGCGCACCCCGCCGGAGCACGTCGTCGAGGATCGGCCCCACCCGAAAGCGTTGGCGCGTCAGAAGGCTCGCCGGGAGCGGGAGCAGGCAAAGGCGACCGCGTCGAGCGCGATCGAAAAAGCCAAAGAAGACGCCTCGCGCTGGCTCGACGAGATCAGTGAGTATGCTCACTGCCGCGCGGTGGAAATGAGCGAGGTCGCCTCGCAGAAGGCCGAGGCCATCCGCACGAGCGCGCGTCAGGCCAAAGAGGATGCCTCGCGCCGGTTCGACGAGCTGAGCGAAGCGGCGCACTGCCGTGTGGTCGAGATGAGCGACAGCGCCACGACCAAAGTCGAAGAGATCAAGTTGAGCGCCGAGAACGCCCAGAAGGTCGCCGCTCAAAAGGTCGACGAGTTCGCCCGGTCGTTCCAGACCGAGCCGAAGCCCGAGTTGGGCTGA
- a CDS encoding TIGR01777 family oxidoreductase, translating to MANDAPNEPAAKRIAITGSSGLIGQALRSYFGDAGYTIHRVRRSQPDNPQNIYWQPRGGEIEADKLEGVDVVVHLAGENLFGRWTDAKKESIMESRRQGTRLVAETLAGLDNPPDVFVSASAVGYYGDTGPEVVDESSAPGHTFLAEVCEEWEAASRPAVDAGIRTVNPRLGVVLSTEDGALQKMLTPFKLGLGGRIGSGDQYMSWIALDDVVRAIAFLVDNDELTGPVNVTAPHPVTNKEFTDTLGDVLHRPTIFPLPKAIVKLGGGEMGQEMLLNGQRAVPTRLNESGFEFAYPELEAALRHELS from the coding sequence ATGGCCAACGACGCACCGAATGAACCTGCCGCCAAGCGAATCGCCATCACCGGCTCGTCCGGGCTGATCGGCCAGGCGCTACGAAGTTACTTCGGCGACGCCGGCTACACGATCCATCGGGTGAGGCGCAGCCAGCCCGATAACCCGCAGAATATCTACTGGCAGCCGCGCGGGGGCGAAATCGAGGCCGACAAGCTCGAAGGCGTCGACGTGGTCGTCCACTTGGCCGGCGAGAACCTGTTCGGGCGATGGACCGACGCAAAGAAAGAATCGATCATGGAGAGCCGGCGGCAGGGCACGCGGTTGGTCGCAGAGACCCTCGCCGGGCTCGACAACCCACCTGATGTATTCGTGTCGGCCTCGGCGGTGGGCTATTACGGCGACACCGGCCCTGAAGTGGTCGACGAGTCGTCTGCGCCGGGCCACACGTTCTTGGCGGAAGTGTGCGAGGAGTGGGAGGCGGCGAGCCGGCCGGCGGTCGACGCCGGCATCCGCACGGTCAACCCGCGCCTGGGCGTCGTCCTGTCGACCGAGGACGGTGCACTGCAAAAAATGCTCACGCCGTTCAAGCTCGGTTTGGGCGGTCGCATCGGCAGCGGCGACCAGTACATGAGTTGGATCGCCCTCGACGACGTGGTGCGCGCCATCGCCTTTCTGGTCGACAACGATGAACTCACCGGGCCGGTCAACGTCACCGCGCCCCACCCCGTCACGAACAAAGAGTTTACCGACACGTTGGGTGACGTGCTCCACCGGCCCACGATCTTTCCGTTGCCCAAGGCGATCGTGAAACTCGGCGGGGGCGAGATGGGCCAAGAGATGCTTCTGAACGGCCAGCGCGCCGTGCCCACCCGCCTAAACGAAAGCGGCTTCGAGTTCGCCTATCCGGAACTCGAAGCCGCGCTTCGTCACGAGTTGTCGTAG
- a CDS encoding MerR family transcriptional regulator has protein sequence MNGNSADKPTLSIGALSQATGIPKETIRTWERRYGFPNPDRNEAGHRVYDVDTVARLRLVSEALDAGHRPSQVVDEDIETLRELLLTSRGARVDVEPPAPPPEIESSEELMREEWLEPWLEATCELDGSAVEDHFYRSWNKFGGIRFLDQRIGPFLHAVGEEWANGRLHVSHEHFVSERLRDFLTRQWRPLSDRTDGPKIVMTTLPGEFHCLGLHMAAVVVALAGCQVVFLGADTPLQDISDAANHQSSAAVIISVSRAYDQQKARGMLTALSAAMTRDVLLVVGGAGRPHAEGQEIHLNSWDELYEWARQLARRAKD, from the coding sequence ATGAACGGCAATTCCGCCGACAAACCGACCTTGAGCATTGGTGCGCTATCTCAAGCGACGGGAATCCCAAAAGAGACGATACGCACCTGGGAGCGCCGCTACGGCTTTCCGAATCCGGATCGCAACGAGGCAGGCCACCGCGTCTACGACGTCGACACGGTCGCTCGGCTGAGACTCGTCTCCGAAGCGCTCGACGCCGGGCACCGCCCCAGTCAAGTGGTCGACGAGGATATCGAGACGCTGCGTGAGTTGCTGCTGACCAGTCGCGGCGCGCGGGTCGATGTGGAGCCGCCGGCACCGCCGCCGGAGATCGAGAGTTCTGAAGAGCTGATGCGTGAAGAGTGGCTCGAGCCGTGGCTCGAAGCTACCTGCGAGTTGGATGGCAGCGCCGTCGAGGACCACTTTTACCGCTCCTGGAACAAGTTTGGTGGCATTCGCTTCCTCGACCAGCGCATCGGCCCTTTTCTGCACGCCGTCGGCGAAGAGTGGGCCAACGGTCGGCTGCACGTGTCTCACGAGCACTTTGTGAGCGAGCGATTGCGAGACTTTTTGACCCGGCAATGGCGCCCGCTCAGCGACCGCACCGACGGCCCCAAGATCGTGATGACGACGCTACCGGGCGAGTTCCATTGCCTCGGTCTGCACATGGCCGCCGTGGTCGTAGCTCTGGCTGGCTGCCAGGTTGTCTTCTTGGGAGCCGATACACCGCTGCAGGATATATCGGACGCAGCCAACCATCAGAGCAGTGCAGCGGTAATCATCAGTGTGTCGCGTGCCTATGATCAACAAAAGGCGCGTGGAATGCTCACCGCTTTGAGCGCAGCAATGACGCGCGACGTCTTACTCGTGGTCGGTGGCGCCGGACGTCCCCACGCCGAAGGCCAAGAGATTCACTTGAACAGCTGGGACGAATTGTATGAATGGGCTCGGCAATTGGCTCGCCGCGCTAAAGATTGA
- a CDS encoding RNA polymerase sigma factor, whose amino-acid sequence MNEQQLINRLIAGETDAIQHLCETYRGRIFAVVLPLVKDEWDAEEVTQDVLFKVCEKIDTFRQNSALWSWMYRIAVNEARMKTRKYKRHPVPLEDDTLHALRHREDEGDFDERPDEHLAGKQILAEIMEYLEECNEKNTVVYVDMEWNGVDKEEVAEKLDLTEAAVKTRLHRLRVGLREKLESGYLLASA is encoded by the coding sequence ATGAACGAACAACAGCTCATCAACCGACTCATCGCCGGCGAGACCGACGCCATTCAACACCTGTGCGAGACGTACCGCGGTCGCATCTTCGCGGTGGTCCTTCCCTTGGTCAAAGACGAGTGGGACGCAGAAGAGGTCACTCAAGACGTGCTGTTCAAGGTGTGCGAGAAGATCGACACTTTCCGACAAAACAGCGCGCTGTGGAGTTGGATGTACCGCATCGCGGTCAACGAAGCGCGCATGAAGACGCGCAAGTACAAGCGCCACCCGGTGCCCCTGGAGGACGACACCCTCCACGCGCTGCGCCACCGCGAGGACGAAGGCGACTTCGACGAGCGCCCCGATGAGCACTTGGCCGGCAAGCAGATCTTGGCCGAGATCATGGAGTACCTCGAGGAGTGCAACGAGAAGAACACCGTGGTCTACGTCGACATGGAATGGAACGGGGTCGACAAGGAGGAGGTCGCCGAGAAACTCGATCTCACCGAGGCGGCGGTCAAAACCCGTCTGCACCGGCTGCGCGTGGGTCTGCGCGAGAAGCTCGAGAGCGGCTATTTGCTGGCGAGCGCTTGA